A DNA window from Buttiauxella agrestis contains the following coding sequences:
- the rffC gene encoding dTDP-4-amino-4,6-dideoxy-D-galactose acyltransferase, whose translation MTLLSLPVHARIESLDWENQFFAVNSAILRFADDTPLLTSHHLDAYSRVQAKIATHQTALLDGLQQLGFKLVEGEVDFALTVGTQNAALALPRATHADIAILREMAAQIFIQSRFRAPWYQPADSGRFYAQWIENAVLGTFDHECLVLKNGEAVQGFVSMRQLSETEARIGLLAGRGVGGQLMDAARSWCQQRGLHTLRVATQTSNTAALRRYIQSGANIESTAFWLYR comes from the coding sequence ATGACGCTTTTATCTCTTCCTGTTCACGCAAGAATTGAATCTCTTGATTGGGAGAATCAATTCTTTGCGGTGAACAGCGCAATTCTGCGTTTTGCAGACGATACCCCGCTGCTGACTTCACATCATCTCGACGCTTATTCCCGTGTGCAGGCGAAAATCGCTACCCATCAAACCGCTCTGTTGGATGGTTTACAGCAACTCGGTTTTAAACTGGTTGAAGGGGAAGTCGATTTTGCACTAACCGTTGGCACGCAAAATGCTGCACTTGCATTGCCGCGTGCGACCCACGCGGATATCGCTATTTTGCGGGAAATGGCTGCCCAAATATTCATACAAAGCCGTTTTCGCGCACCCTGGTATCAGCCTGCTGATAGTGGTCGATTTTACGCCCAGTGGATTGAGAACGCCGTGCTTGGCACCTTCGACCATGAATGCCTCGTGCTAAAAAATGGCGAAGCGGTACAGGGTTTTGTGAGCATGCGCCAACTCAGCGAAACTGAAGCGCGTATCGGATTACTCGCTGGACGCGGAGTGGGCGGACAGTTAATGGATGCTGCCCGTTCATGGTGTCAGCAACGCGGTTTACATACGCTGCGAGTGGCTACGCAAACCAGCAATACTGCTGCTCTGCGACGTTATATTCAAAGCGGTGCCAATATTGAAAGCACCGCCTTCTGGTTATACAGGTGA
- the wecB gene encoding non-hydrolyzing UDP-N-acetylglucosamine 2-epimerase has product MKVLTVFGTRPEAIKMAPLVEALAKDAFFDAKVCVTAQHREMLDQVLNLFSIEPDYDLNIMKPGQGLTEITCRILEGLKPILESFKPDVVLVHGDTTTTVATSLAAFYQRIPVGHVEAGLRTGDLYSPWPEEANRTITGHLAMYHFAPTENSRQNLLRENISDSKIFVTGNTVIDALISVRDRVYADNNLRLSLAECHPFLDSSKKLILVTGHRRESFGDGFERICHALAEIAKENSDVQIVYPVHLNPNVSEPVTRILGDVKNVVLIDPQEYLPFVYLMNQAYLILTDSGGIQEEAPSLGKPVLVMRDTTERPEAVDAGTVRLVGTDTQEIVRQVTRLLKDENEYQIMSRAHNPYGNGKACEQILAALKNNQVTQQ; this is encoded by the coding sequence GTGAAAGTGTTAACTGTTTTTGGCACGCGTCCGGAGGCTATTAAAATGGCTCCTCTGGTTGAAGCGTTGGCAAAAGACGCGTTTTTTGACGCAAAAGTCTGCGTGACAGCACAGCATCGCGAGATGTTGGATCAAGTGCTGAATCTATTTTCTATCGAGCCGGATTATGATTTGAACATCATGAAGCCGGGGCAAGGGCTGACAGAAATTACCTGCCGCATTCTCGAGGGATTAAAGCCGATACTTGAGTCATTTAAACCCGATGTAGTGCTGGTTCATGGCGATACGACAACCACAGTTGCCACTAGTCTGGCCGCTTTTTATCAGCGTATTCCTGTCGGGCATGTTGAAGCGGGTTTGCGTACTGGGGATCTCTATTCTCCGTGGCCTGAAGAGGCGAACAGAACGATTACCGGGCATCTGGCGATGTACCATTTTGCGCCGACTGAGAATTCCCGACAGAACCTGCTACGTGAAAATATCAGTGACAGTAAAATCTTCGTGACTGGTAATACTGTCATTGATGCGCTGATTTCTGTTCGTGACCGTGTCTATGCCGATAACAACTTGCGCCTTTCCCTGGCGGAGTGCCATCCGTTCCTGGACAGCAGCAAAAAACTGATTCTGGTTACCGGCCACCGCCGCGAAAGCTTTGGCGATGGTTTTGAGCGAATTTGTCACGCGTTAGCTGAAATTGCCAAAGAAAACAGTGATGTTCAGATTGTTTATCCAGTGCATCTGAATCCGAATGTCAGCGAGCCTGTGACTCGTATTCTTGGCGATGTCAAAAATGTGGTGCTGATCGACCCACAGGAATATTTACCGTTTGTCTATTTGATGAACCAGGCTTACCTGATCCTCACTGATTCAGGCGGCATCCAGGAAGAAGCACCGTCACTGGGTAAACCCGTGCTGGTTATGCGTGATACCACTGAGCGTCCTGAAGCTGTTGATGCAGGTACTGTTCGTTTGGTCGGGACGGATACTCAAGAAATTGTCCGCCAGGTTACACGTTTGCTGAAAGACGAAAATGAATATCAAATCATGAGCCGGGCACATAACCCTTACGGAAATGGCAAAGCTTGTGAACAAATTTTGGCTGCATTGAAGAATAATCAGGTGACACAACAATGA
- the rffA gene encoding dTDP-4-amino-4,6-dideoxygalactose transaminase, producing the protein MIPFNAPPVVGTEIEYMQAAMGSGKLCGDGGFTRRCQQWMEHRFGSKKVLLTPSCTASLEMAALLLNIQAGDEVIMPSYTFVSTANAFVLRGAKIVFVDVRPDTMNIDEKLIEAAITEKTRAIVPVHYAGVACEMDTIMAIATKHKLFVVEDAAQGVMSTYKGRALGTIGHIGCFSFHETKNYTAGGEGGATLINDASLIERAEIIREKGTNRSQFFRGQVDKYTWRDIGSSYLMADLQAAYLWAQLEAAEKINQQRLKLWHAYNDALAPLAKAGRIELPSIPKDCVQNAHMFYIKLRDIEDRSALIAYLKEAEIMAVFHYIPLHDCPAGEKFGYFHGEDRFTSKESERLLRLPLFYNLSPANQRTVINTLLSFFS; encoded by the coding sequence ATGATCCCATTTAATGCTCCTCCAGTAGTAGGTACCGAAATCGAATACATGCAGGCTGCGATGGGTAGCGGCAAGCTCTGTGGCGATGGCGGTTTCACTCGTCGTTGCCAGCAGTGGATGGAGCATCGTTTTGGCAGCAAAAAAGTGCTGCTGACGCCATCCTGCACCGCCTCGCTGGAAATGGCGGCACTCCTGTTGAATATCCAGGCCGGCGATGAAGTGATCATGCCGAGCTATACCTTTGTTTCCACGGCTAATGCGTTTGTATTGCGCGGGGCCAAAATTGTGTTTGTCGATGTTCGTCCGGACACCATGAACATCGATGAGAAGTTGATTGAAGCGGCTATCACCGAGAAAACGCGTGCGATTGTTCCGGTTCATTATGCGGGGGTTGCCTGCGAAATGGACACCATTATGGCGATTGCGACTAAGCATAAACTCTTTGTGGTGGAAGATGCCGCACAGGGTGTGATGTCGACCTATAAAGGCCGCGCTTTAGGAACAATTGGCCACATTGGCTGTTTCAGCTTCCATGAAACCAAAAACTACACCGCAGGCGGTGAAGGTGGGGCGACGCTGATAAACGACGCATCGCTTATCGAGCGTGCGGAAATTATTCGCGAGAAAGGCACCAACCGCAGCCAGTTCTTCCGTGGGCAGGTGGACAAATACACCTGGCGCGATATTGGTTCAAGCTACCTGATGGCAGATCTGCAAGCCGCGTATCTTTGGGCGCAACTGGAAGCCGCTGAAAAGATTAACCAACAGCGTCTGAAACTGTGGCATGCCTATAACGACGCGCTGGCACCTCTGGCTAAAGCCGGGCGCATTGAACTGCCATCGATTCCAAAAGACTGTGTGCAGAACGCGCACATGTTTTATATCAAGCTGCGGGATATCGAAGACCGCAGCGCGCTGATTGCCTATCTCAAAGAGGCAGAAATTATGGCGGTGTTCCATTACATCCCATTACATGATTGCCCGGCTGGCGAGAAGTTTGGTTACTTCCACGGCGAAGACCGTTTCACGTCTAAAGAAAGCGAGCGCCTGCTGCGCTTGCCACTGTTCTATAACCTGTCTCCAGCGAACCAGCGTACTGTTATCAATACGTTGTTAAGCTTCTTCTCCTGA
- the rho gene encoding transcription termination factor Rho: MNLTELKNTPVSELITLGENMGLENQARMRKQDIIFSILKQHAKSGEDIFGDGVLEILQDGFGFLRSADSSYLAGPDDIYVSPSQIRRFNLRTGDTISGKIRPPKEGERYFALLKVNEVNYDKPENARSKILFENLTPLHANSRLRMERGNGSTEDLTARVLDLASPIGRGQRGLIVAPPKAGKTMLLQNIATSIAYNHPDCVLMVLLIDERPEEVTEMQRLVKGEVIASTFDEPASRHVQVAEMVIEKAKRLVEHKKDVIILLDSITRLARAYNTVVPASGKVLTGGVDANALHRPKRFFGAARNVEEGGSLTIIATALVDTGSKMDEVIYEEFKGTGNMELHLARKIAEKRVFPAIDYNRSGTRKEELLTTQEELQKMWILRKIIHPMGEIDAMEFLINKLAMTKTNEDFFDMMKRS, from the coding sequence ATGAATCTTACCGAATTAAAGAATACGCCGGTTTCTGAGCTGATTACTCTCGGCGAAAATATGGGGCTGGAAAACCAAGCCCGTATGCGCAAGCAGGACATTATTTTCTCCATCCTGAAGCAACACGCGAAGAGTGGCGAAGATATCTTTGGTGACGGTGTGCTGGAGATATTGCAGGACGGATTTGGTTTCCTCCGCTCTGCAGACAGCTCCTACCTCGCCGGTCCTGATGACATCTACGTTTCTCCCAGCCAAATCCGCCGTTTCAACCTCCGCACAGGGGATACCATCTCCGGTAAGATTCGTCCGCCGAAAGAAGGTGAACGTTACTTTGCGCTGCTGAAAGTTAATGAAGTTAACTACGACAAACCAGAAAACGCGCGTAGTAAAATCCTGTTTGAAAACTTAACCCCGCTGCATGCAAATTCTCGTTTACGCATGGAACGTGGTAATGGTTCTACCGAAGACTTAACCGCTCGTGTACTGGATCTGGCATCGCCAATCGGTCGCGGCCAGCGTGGCCTGATTGTGGCTCCGCCTAAAGCCGGTAAAACCATGCTGTTGCAAAACATTGCAACCAGCATTGCTTATAACCACCCAGACTGCGTGCTGATGGTTCTGCTGATTGACGAACGTCCGGAAGAAGTGACTGAGATGCAGCGTCTGGTGAAAGGCGAAGTTATCGCGTCCACCTTTGACGAACCCGCATCTCGCCACGTTCAGGTTGCTGAAATGGTCATCGAGAAGGCGAAGCGTCTGGTTGAGCATAAGAAAGACGTCATCATTCTTCTCGACTCCATTACTCGTCTGGCTCGTGCTTACAACACCGTTGTACCTGCATCAGGCAAAGTACTGACCGGTGGTGTGGATGCTAACGCCCTGCATCGTCCTAAGCGTTTCTTCGGTGCGGCACGTAACGTGGAAGAGGGTGGTAGTTTGACTATCATCGCAACGGCTCTGGTTGATACCGGTTCTAAAATGGATGAAGTTATCTACGAAGAATTTAAAGGTACCGGCAACATGGAATTGCATCTGGCGCGTAAAATCGCTGAGAAACGCGTATTCCCTGCTATCGACTATAATCGTTCAGGTACACGTAAAGAAGAGCTGCTGACTACCCAGGAAGAACTGCAGAAAATGTGGATCTTACGCAAAATCATCCATCCAATGGGTGAGATTGATGCAATGGAATTCCTCATCAACAAATTGGCGATGACGAAAACCAACGAAGACTTCTTCGATATGATGAAGCGCTCGTAA
- the trxA gene encoding thioredoxin TrxA, which translates to MSDKIIHLTDDSFDTDVLKADGLILVDFWAEWCGPCKMIAPILDEIADEYQGNLTVAKLNIDQNPGTAPKYGIRGIPTLLLFKNGEVAATKVGALSKGQLKEFLDANLA; encoded by the coding sequence ATGAGCGATAAAATTATTCACCTGACTGACGACAGTTTCGACACGGACGTGCTAAAAGCTGATGGGTTGATTCTGGTTGATTTCTGGGCAGAGTGGTGTGGTCCATGCAAGATGATCGCCCCGATTCTTGATGAAATCGCTGATGAATATCAGGGCAATCTGACCGTTGCTAAACTGAACATCGATCAGAACCCGGGCACGGCGCCAAAATATGGTATCCGTGGTATCCCAACTCTGTTGCTGTTCAAAAACGGTGAAGTGGCTGCGACCAAAGTTGGTGCGCTGTCTAAAGGCCAGTTAAAAGAGTTCCTCGACGCTAATCTGGCATAA
- the wzxE gene encoding lipid III flippase WzxE: MSLAKASVWTAGSTLVKIAAGLLVVKLLAVAYGPSGVGQAGNFRQMVTVLGVLAGAGIFNGVTKYVAQYHDQPEQLRKVIGTSSAMVLGFSTLLAIIFVVAAKPISLGLFGHENYQGLVRLVALVQMGIAWANLSLAIMKGFRDAAGNALALIGGSLIGVLAYYLCYRLGGYQGALLGLALVPALVLIPAGIMLVRREHVPLGYLKPQWDKVYASSLGKFTIMALITSVTLPVAYVMMRNLLAAHYSWDDVGIWQGVSSISDAYLQFITASFSVYLLPTLSRLTSKHDISREILRSLKFVLPAVALASFTVWLLRDFAIWLLFSHKFIAMRDLFAWQLVGDVLKVGSYVFGYLVIAKASLRFYILTEISQFALLTGFSHWLIPAHGALGAAQAYMATYIIYFTLCCSVFLIYRRRA, translated from the coding sequence ATGTCACTCGCGAAAGCTTCAGTGTGGACCGCAGGGTCCACGCTGGTAAAAATTGCTGCTGGTTTGCTGGTGGTGAAACTGCTGGCAGTGGCATACGGCCCAAGTGGTGTTGGACAGGCTGGAAACTTCCGCCAGATGGTCACCGTTTTAGGTGTGCTTGCCGGGGCCGGGATCTTCAATGGCGTGACTAAATATGTCGCGCAGTATCACGACCAACCCGAGCAGCTACGCAAAGTCATCGGGACGTCATCAGCCATGGTGTTGGGCTTCTCGACGCTTTTAGCCATTATTTTTGTGGTGGCCGCAAAGCCGATTAGCCTTGGATTATTCGGGCATGAAAACTACCAGGGATTAGTGCGTCTGGTTGCGCTCGTGCAAATGGGTATTGCCTGGGCGAACTTGTCGCTGGCTATCATGAAGGGCTTTCGTGATGCGGCGGGCAATGCGCTGGCACTGATTGGCGGCAGCCTGATTGGCGTATTGGCATATTACCTTTGCTACCGCCTGGGTGGTTATCAGGGGGCGCTGTTGGGACTGGCGTTGGTGCCTGCGCTGGTACTGATTCCTGCTGGCATTATGCTGGTTCGCCGCGAACACGTACCGCTCGGTTATCTCAAACCGCAGTGGGATAAAGTCTACGCCAGCAGTCTTGGCAAGTTCACCATCATGGCGCTGATTACCTCGGTAACGTTGCCGGTGGCGTATGTGATGATGCGAAATCTGCTTGCCGCGCATTACAGCTGGGATGATGTCGGAATCTGGCAAGGTGTGAGCAGTATTTCAGATGCGTATCTGCAATTTATCACCGCTTCGTTTAGCGTGTATTTGCTGCCAACGCTTTCCCGCCTGACCAGCAAACATGACATCAGCCGCGAGATTCTTCGCTCACTGAAATTTGTGCTGCCCGCCGTAGCTCTGGCGAGTTTCACCGTCTGGCTATTACGTGACTTCGCCATCTGGCTGCTTTTTTCGCATAAGTTTATTGCGATGCGCGATCTTTTCGCCTGGCAACTGGTGGGTGACGTACTGAAAGTGGGCTCCTACGTATTTGGTTATCTGGTGATAGCGAAAGCCTCGCTTCGCTTCTATATTTTGACTGAAATCAGCCAGTTTGCTTTATTGACCGGTTTTTCGCATTGGCTTATACCTGCGCATGGCGCCCTCGGCGCGGCGCAGGCTTATATGGCAACGTATATCATTTACTTCACGCTCTGTTGCAGCGTTTTTCTTATTTATCGTAGACGAGCATGA
- the wzzE gene encoding ECA polysaccharide chain length modulation protein, translating to MKQNVPGNNPGMVDNELDIRGLFRTLWQGKLWIMGIAVLFAAIALIYTFFARQEWSANAITDRPTVNMLGGYYSQQQFLRNLDLRANMLPVDQPSVMDEAYKEFIMQLSAYDTRRDFWLQTDYYKQRQVGNSKVDAALLDELVDNIQFTAGDIARNTSDSVKLIAETAADANNLLRQYVAFASQRAASHLNEELTGAWSARTVQMKAQVKRQEEVAKSIYDRKVHSVEQALKIAQQQNIAKSETEVPADELPDSEMFMLGRPMLQARLESLQAVGPNYDIDYDQNRAMLSTLNVGPTLDARFQTYRYLRTPEEPVKRDSPRRAFLLIMWGMVGALIGAGVALARRPKLL from the coding sequence ATGAAACAAAACGTGCCAGGAAATAACCCGGGGATGGTAGACAACGAGTTGGACATTCGTGGTTTATTCCGGACACTGTGGCAAGGGAAGTTGTGGATTATGGGTATCGCAGTCTTGTTTGCTGCCATTGCGTTAATCTACACCTTCTTTGCCAGGCAAGAATGGAGCGCTAACGCGATAACCGATCGCCCGACAGTCAATATGTTGGGTGGATATTATTCGCAGCAGCAGTTCCTGCGTAATCTCGACCTCAGAGCCAACATGCTGCCGGTTGATCAACCTTCGGTGATGGATGAAGCGTACAAAGAATTCATCATGCAGCTGTCTGCCTACGATACACGCCGTGATTTTTGGTTACAGACTGACTATTACAAGCAGCGTCAGGTTGGCAACAGTAAAGTTGATGCCGCACTATTAGATGAACTTGTTGATAATATTCAATTTACAGCCGGTGACATCGCTCGTAATACCAGCGACAGTGTGAAATTAATCGCTGAGACTGCGGCTGATGCCAATAACTTGCTGCGTCAGTATGTGGCTTTTGCCAGCCAGCGTGCGGCGAGCCATCTGAACGAAGAGTTGACGGGTGCCTGGTCTGCTCGCACTGTACAGATGAAGGCGCAAGTTAAACGCCAGGAAGAAGTCGCTAAGTCTATTTACGACCGCAAAGTTCATAGCGTTGAGCAAGCGCTGAAGATTGCGCAGCAGCAAAATATTGCTAAAAGTGAAACCGAAGTTCCTGCCGACGAGTTACCCGATTCCGAAATGTTCATGTTAGGACGTCCTATGTTGCAAGCACGCCTTGAAAGCTTGCAGGCAGTAGGGCCAAACTATGACATCGACTATGACCAGAATCGTGCCATGTTGTCGACGCTGAACGTGGGGCCAACGCTCGACGCTCGCTTCCAAACCTACCGCTATTTACGTACCCCTGAAGAACCTGTGAAGCGCGATAGCCCGCGCCGGGCATTCTTGCTGATTATGTGGGGTATGGTTGGGGCCCTGATTGGCGCTGGTGTGGCATTAGCCCGCCGTCCAAAATTGTTATAA
- the rhlB gene encoding ATP-dependent RNA helicase RhlB has protein sequence MSKTHLTEQKFSDFALHPKVIEALENKGFHNCTPIQALALPLTLANRDVAGQAQTGTGKTMAFLTSTFHYLLSHPVPENRQVNQPRALIMAPTRELAVQIHSDAEPLAQSTGLKLGLAYGGDGYDKQLKVLESGVDILIGTTGRLIDYAKQNHINLGAIQVVVLDEADRMYDLGFIKDIRWLFRRMPPVTQRLNMLFSATLSYRVRELAFEQMNNAEYVEVEPEQKTGHRIQEELFYPSNEEKMRLLQTLIEEEWPDRAIIFANTKHRCEDIWGHLAADGHRVGLLTGDVAQKKRLRILEEFTRGDLDILVATDVAARGLHIPLVTHVFNYDLPDDCEDYVHRIGRTGRAGESGHSISLACEDYALNLSAIETYIGHSIPVSKYKTEALLSELPPPKRLTRSRPGNGPRRNGGASRGNRRRTG, from the coding sequence ATGAGCAAAACACATTTGACCGAACAGAAGTTTTCCGACTTCGCCCTGCACCCTAAGGTGATTGAAGCCCTTGAAAATAAAGGGTTCCATAACTGCACCCCAATTCAAGCACTGGCACTACCGCTGACACTAGCGAATCGTGACGTTGCAGGGCAGGCGCAAACCGGTACTGGCAAAACGATGGCGTTTTTAACGTCAACGTTCCATTATTTACTCTCTCACCCGGTTCCAGAGAATCGCCAGGTGAACCAGCCGCGTGCTTTAATTATGGCACCGACTCGTGAACTGGCAGTGCAAATTCACTCAGATGCAGAGCCACTCGCGCAATCAACCGGCCTCAAACTCGGCCTGGCATACGGTGGTGATGGCTACGACAAACAGCTTAAAGTGCTGGAAAGTGGTGTTGATATTCTTATCGGCACGACGGGTCGTTTGATCGATTACGCAAAACAAAACCACATTAACTTAGGCGCAATTCAGGTTGTGGTGCTCGATGAAGCCGATCGTATGTACGATCTGGGCTTTATAAAAGATATTCGCTGGTTGTTCCGTCGTATGCCGCCCGTCACTCAACGCCTGAACATGCTGTTCTCCGCTACATTATCTTACCGTGTGCGTGAGTTGGCGTTTGAGCAAATGAACAACGCGGAATACGTTGAAGTTGAACCGGAGCAAAAAACCGGTCATCGCATTCAGGAAGAGCTGTTCTACCCTTCTAATGAAGAGAAAATGCGCCTGTTGCAGACACTCATCGAAGAAGAGTGGCCAGACCGCGCAATTATCTTTGCTAACACCAAACACCGTTGTGAAGATATCTGGGGCCACCTCGCCGCTGATGGACATCGTGTCGGTCTGTTAACTGGCGATGTTGCACAGAAAAAACGTCTGCGCATTCTTGAAGAATTCACCCGTGGCGATCTCGATATTCTGGTCGCAACCGACGTAGCAGCACGTGGCTTGCATATTCCTTTAGTCACACATGTGTTCAACTACGATCTTCCGGACGATTGCGAAGACTACGTTCACCGTATTGGCCGTACTGGCCGTGCTGGCGAAAGCGGTCATTCCATTAGCCTGGCATGTGAAGACTACGCGCTGAACCTGTCCGCTATTGAAACCTACATCGGTCACTCAATCCCGGTCAGCAAGTACAAAACTGAAGCACTGTTAAGCGAACTTCCTCCACCGAAACGCCTGACTCGTTCCCGCCCGGGTAACGGTCCTCGTCGTAATGGTGGCGCTTCCCGTGGTAATCGCCGTCGCACAGGTTAA
- the wecC gene encoding UDP-N-acetyl-D-mannosamine dehydrogenase, which translates to MSFATISVIGLGYIGLPTAAAFASKQQNVVGIDINQHAVDTINRGAIHIVEPDLDKVVKTAVEGGFLRASTQPVAADAYLIAVPTPFKGDHEPDMVFVKAAAESIAPVLKKGALVILESTSPVGSTEQMAQWLAELRPDLTFPHQAGEAADINVAYCPERVLPGQVMVELIKNDRVIGGMTPVCSARASELYKIFLEGECVVTNSRTAEMCKLTENSFRDVNIAFANELSLICADQGINVWELIRLANRHPRVNILQPGPGVGGHCIAVDPWFIVAQNPEQAQLIRTAREVNDGKPHWVINQVKAAVADCLAETGKRASEITIACFGLAFKPNIDDLRESPAMEIAEMLSAWHSGKTLAVEPNIHQLPKKLVGHCELTSTDEALAQADVLVMLVDHQAFKAIPGEQVQQRWVVDTKGVWR; encoded by the coding sequence ATGAGTTTTGCAACCATCTCTGTTATTGGTCTTGGCTATATCGGATTACCGACTGCGGCTGCTTTTGCTTCAAAACAGCAAAACGTCGTCGGTATTGATATCAACCAGCATGCGGTAGACACCATAAATCGTGGTGCTATTCATATTGTTGAGCCGGATCTGGATAAGGTGGTTAAAACGGCGGTGGAAGGCGGTTTTTTACGTGCCAGTACCCAACCCGTTGCAGCAGATGCTTATTTGATTGCGGTGCCGACTCCTTTCAAAGGCGACCACGAGCCAGATATGGTTTTTGTCAAAGCTGCGGCTGAGTCTATCGCCCCAGTTTTAAAGAAAGGTGCACTGGTCATTCTCGAGTCCACTTCTCCCGTTGGTTCAACCGAACAAATGGCGCAGTGGTTAGCCGAATTGCGTCCTGACCTGACTTTCCCGCACCAGGCAGGTGAAGCGGCAGATATCAACGTCGCTTACTGCCCTGAGCGCGTGCTGCCAGGCCAGGTGATGGTCGAGCTTATCAAGAACGACCGTGTGATTGGCGGTATGACGCCAGTCTGTTCTGCTCGTGCGAGCGAACTGTACAAAATCTTCCTGGAGGGCGAGTGCGTGGTGACGAACTCCCGTACTGCGGAAATGTGCAAGCTCACCGAGAACAGTTTTCGTGACGTGAATATTGCCTTTGCCAACGAGCTTTCACTGATTTGCGCCGATCAAGGGATCAACGTCTGGGAATTGATTCGCCTGGCGAATCGACATCCGCGCGTCAATATTTTGCAGCCTGGCCCTGGGGTCGGTGGGCACTGTATTGCGGTAGATCCGTGGTTTATCGTGGCGCAGAACCCGGAACAGGCACAACTGATTCGTACCGCGCGTGAAGTTAACGATGGTAAACCGCACTGGGTCATCAACCAGGTGAAAGCGGCCGTTGCTGATTGCCTTGCAGAAACAGGCAAACGGGCCAGTGAAATTACGATTGCCTGCTTCGGTCTGGCCTTTAAACCCAATATTGACGACCTGCGTGAAAGCCCAGCCATGGAAATTGCTGAGATGCTCAGCGCCTGGCATAGCGGTAAAACACTGGCTGTTGAGCCAAACATCCACCAGTTGCCGAAAAAACTGGTCGGGCACTGTGAACTCACCTCGACAGATGAAGCCCTCGCGCAAGCGGATGTATTGGTGATGTTGGTTGATCACCAGGCATTCAAAGCCATCCCGGGTGAGCAAGTTCAGCAACGCTGGGTTGTTGATACCAAAGGAGTCTGGCGCTAA
- the wecA gene encoding UDP-N-acetylglucosamine--undecaprenyl-phosphate N-acetylglucosaminephosphotransferase → MNLITAGTDLISIFLFTTVFLFFARKAAKRIGLVDKPNFRKRHQGLIPLVGGISVYAGICFTFLIANYYIPHAWLYLTCAGVLVLVGALDDRFDISVKIRASVQALIGLVMMFVGKLYLVSLGYIFGSWEMVLGPFGYFLTLFAVWAAINAFNMVDGIDGLLGGLSCVSFAAMGIILYFDGQLSLAMWCFAMIAAILPYILLNLGVLGRRYKVFMGDAGSTLIGFTVIWILLETTQGQTHPISPVTALWIIAIPLMDMIAIMYRRLRKGMSPFSPDRQHIHHLIMRAGFTSRQAFVLITAAAALLAGIGVAAEYIHSIPEWVMLALFLLAFVLYDYCIKRAWKVARFIRRHKRRQRRNSSNIS, encoded by the coding sequence GTGAATTTAATCACCGCTGGAACTGACCTGATAAGTATTTTTTTATTTACTACCGTATTTCTTTTTTTTGCGCGCAAGGCAGCAAAAAGAATCGGTCTGGTCGATAAACCTAACTTCCGCAAACGCCACCAGGGGCTCATTCCTTTGGTCGGAGGCATATCTGTTTATGCCGGTATCTGCTTTACCTTCCTGATTGCTAATTATTACATCCCGCATGCGTGGCTTTATTTAACCTGTGCAGGGGTACTGGTGCTTGTCGGTGCTCTGGATGACCGCTTTGATATCAGCGTAAAAATTAGAGCGTCTGTTCAGGCATTAATCGGCCTTGTGATGATGTTTGTCGGTAAATTATACCTGGTAAGTCTTGGGTATATTTTCGGCTCGTGGGAAATGGTGCTCGGCCCATTCGGTTATTTTTTAACCTTGTTCGCAGTCTGGGCTGCAATAAATGCTTTCAACATGGTTGATGGTATTGACGGCCTGTTAGGTGGCCTTTCTTGCGTCTCCTTTGCGGCAATGGGAATCATCCTTTATTTCGACGGGCAATTGAGTCTGGCGATGTGGTGCTTCGCAATGATAGCTGCCATCTTGCCTTATATTCTTTTAAACCTCGGGGTACTGGGTCGTCGCTATAAAGTATTTATGGGTGATGCAGGCAGTACACTTATTGGCTTTACCGTTATCTGGATCTTGCTGGAAACCACGCAAGGGCAAACGCATCCTATTAGCCCGGTAACAGCGCTGTGGATTATCGCTATTCCACTCATGGATATGATTGCCATTATGTATCGCCGGTTACGTAAGGGGATGAGTCCATTCTCTCCAGACCGCCAGCATATTCACCATTTAATCATGCGCGCGGGCTTTACTTCCCGTCAGGCCTTTGTGCTCATCACCGCTGCCGCAGCGTTACTCGCGGGCATTGGCGTAGCAGCAGAATACATACATTCCATACCTGAATGGGTAATGTTGGCATTATTCTTGCTAGCATTTGTCCTATATGATTATTGCATCAAACGAGCCTGGAAAGTGGCGCGTTTCATAAGACGTCATAAACGTCGGCAACGCAGAAACAGCAGCAACATTTCTTAA